A window of Betaproteobacteria bacterium genomic DNA:
CAGAGAAAGACGGCACGCGACCAGGTCACCATCCTGCCGAAGAAAGACGGTTCGATCGGTGGCGTGGTCGTGCGCACGGATGGTGTCGTCGTTCTACTCAACAAGGCCTATGCGACCGCACTGGTCGAGGGCCCGGGCATGGTGACGGAGTCGACTTACGATGCGGAGCTTGCGAAGCAGGATTTCGCGGATGTGCTGGCCGCGTTCCCGGGTGAGCCCGCCAAATTCCTGCTGTATTTTCTCGAAGGCAAAGACGAGCTGACGCTTGAGTCCGACGAGGAGATCGAGAAGATTTTCGCCGACTTGGCGATGCGGCCCGCGCCGGAAATCCTGGTCATCGGTCACACCGATGCGGTCGGTGCAGGACAATACAACGACAAACTGTCGCTGCAGCGCGCCGAACGCGTGCGTGCTGAACTGGTCCGGCGTGGTATTCCGGAAGACAGCATCACGGTGGCTGGGCGGGGCAAGCGGGAGCCGCTGGTGCTTACTGCCGACGGAGTGGCGGAACCGAAGAACCGGCGAGTCGAAATCAACGTCAGGTGAGCCAAGCCCGACGGAAAACGATCAGATCAGCCCTTCGAGCAATTGCACGTCCACGGTGGTGCCGGCCGCGACGTTGCCCTGATCGGTGGGCAGGATGATGAAGCAATTGGCCTGGCTCATCGACGAGAGAATTCCGGAACCCTGGTCGCCGGTGCTGCGCACGCTCCACTGACCGTTCGCGTCGCGCGACAGGATGCCGCGCTGGAACTCGGTGCGGCCGGGTGCCTTCTTGATCGGCGAGGTGCAGACGACTTTCTGGGTCGGCAGCGGTGTGACCCGGGTCTGTCCCTGCAAATGGAGCAGGGCGTCGCGCACGAACTGATAGAACGTCACCATGACCGCGACCGGATTGCCCGGCAGGCCGAAGAAATGCGCGTTGCCGATCTTGCCGTAAGCCAGCGGCCGGCCGGGTTTCATCGCAATCTTCCAGAACAGCACTTCGCCGAGGCGATCGAGGATCTGCTTGACGTAGTCCGCTTCTCCGACGGAGACGCCGCCGCTCGTGATCACCACATCGGCTGCCCGAGCCGCTTCCTTGAACGCGCGCTCGACGTCCTCAGGGGTGTCGCGGATCACGCCCATGTCCAGCACTTCGCAACCCAGCCGTAGCAGCAGGCCGTAGAGGGTGTAGCGGTTGCTGTCGTAGATCTGGCCGGGCCCGAGCGGCGTTCCGACAGCAACCAGTTCGTCGCCGGTTGAAAAGAACGCCACGCGCAGCTTGCGATATACCGCGACTTCGCCGATGCCGAGCGAAGCCATCATGCCGATCTCGGCGGGCCGCACCGGCTGGCCGCGTTTCAGCGCGGCTTCGCCTGCGCGCAGGTCTTCTCCCGCGCTGCGGGTGTTCGTTCCTTTCTTCGGCACAGGTATCACGGCAACTTGTTCGCCGGAGGCTTTGGCGCGTTCCTGCTGGATCACCGTGTCGGCACCGAAAGGGATCACTGCGCCCGTCATGATGCGGACAGCCTGTCCGGGGCCAGCCGTGCCTTCGAATGGTTTGCCGGCGAAGGACGCGCCGATGATCTTGAGCGTGGTTTCTCCATCGGCTTTCAGATCGGCAAAACGCACCGCGAAACCGTCCATGGCCGAGTTGTCATGCTGGGGCACGTTCACAGGCGAAATCACGTCTTCCGCCAGCACGCGCCCGAGCGCGGCACGAATGTTCAGACGCTCGACCGCGGTGACGGGCGAAAGAAAAGCGCGAATGTGTTCGCGCGCTTTTTCGACCGGCATGGAATTCGGGTCGTAGTCGGAAGTCGTGGTCAGATCGTAAAGTGTCGTGGCGGAAGACATGGCAGTTACAGGGAAAAGTCAAAAACAGGTTTAGCCACAGAGGGCAGGAATTTGATCTGTTACTTGGCTTTCAGGCCTCGCTTCAGCAGTTCGGCCACCAGTTCGTTCAGGCTGGTCTCGCGTTCCTGCACCAGCGCATGAAGTTGTTTTACCAGATCGCCGTCCAGCTTGATCGCGAACGGCACCAGGCCGAGAGCCTGATCGCGTTTGCGCTGCTCGCGCCGATCCACCACGACGGCCGCGCCTTGGCTGAAACGGCCGGGCGTGGCGGACTGGTTCATCTGCCGGTCGATTTTCTTGCCTTTGCTTTTTTCGAGGTCGGCTTTTTTCAAGGTCTTGAGCTCAAATGTAAGTGTTTGGGATGGGGGGGATTCGAGCTTCGCATTTCTTTTATTCCGGACTCATCACCAGTTACCAATCACCAGTCACGGCGCGGAGCGGTATCAACCCCCGATGTAAGACATTTCCACTTTGCGCAGTTTCACCGTATCGGCCGTGCGTATTTCGGAATAGCGGTCGGTGCGTGCGCGCCAGACCCTGGCAATGGCTGCAGAGAGTTCTTCGTCGCTGGCATCGCCGCGGATGAGGTCGCGCAGATCGGTTCCTTCGGTGGCAAACAGACAGGTATACAGCGAACCCTCCGCGGACAGGCGCGCACGCGTACAGTCCTTGCAGAACGCCTGCGTCACCGAGGAGATGAAACCGACTTCGCCGGACCCATCCCTGTAGCGCCAACGCTCGGCAACTTCGCCGACGTAGTTCGGATCGACGGGC
This region includes:
- a CDS encoding molybdopterin molybdotransferase MoeA, with the protein product MSSATTLYDLTTTSDYDPNSMPVEKAREHIRAFLSPVTAVERLNIRAALGRVLAEDVISPVNVPQHDNSAMDGFAVRFADLKADGETTLKIIGASFAGKPFEGTAGPGQAVRIMTGAVIPFGADTVIQQERAKASGEQVAVIPVPKKGTNTRSAGEDLRAGEAALKRGQPVRPAEIGMMASLGIGEVAVYRKLRVAFFSTGDELVAVGTPLGPGQIYDSNRYTLYGLLLRLGCEVLDMGVIRDTPEDVERAFKEAARAADVVITSGGVSVGEADYVKQILDRLGEVLFWKIAMKPGRPLAYGKIGNAHFFGLPGNPVAVMVTFYQFVRDALLHLQGQTRVTPLPTQKVVCTSPIKKAPGRTEFQRGILSRDANGQWSVRSTGDQGSGILSSMSQANCFIILPTDQGNVAAGTTVDVQLLEGLI
- a CDS encoding OmpA family protein gives rise to the protein MNPWHSITVCFLYARLRSSGAWHLLRCSLGAALVVLMSGCSWLWPSPPQPEPEREAVQYSDAPLPPPEPRKVIAPEPPPPSPPPPSQRKTARDQVTILPKKDGSIGGVVVRTDGVVVLLNKAYATALVEGPGMVTESTYDAELAKQDFADVLAAFPGEPAKFLLYFLEGKDELTLESDEEIEKIFADLAMRPAPEILVIGHTDAVGAGQYNDKLSLQRAERVRAELVRRGIPEDSITVAGRGKREPLVLTADGVAEPKNRRVEINVR